In Prunus dulcis chromosome 2, ALMONDv2, whole genome shotgun sequence, a single genomic region encodes these proteins:
- the LOC117618285 gene encoding uncharacterized protein LOC117618285 — MYHFSLDPTGFLLRQAVSTVMQAQKGARYCDLCVSPNGVTFGISVTDPSTGIPNIYFTLPMEPLNFYSIRCRGILYLKVDIRNMHDQLLEATAYDFLSLSGHVTLGHIDFELVDARTKQIRATEISVISSNYGRIAIPRLFREYQVIVGIPAETFRIMIINLHHIGFQAYAEVRENVVFLGVGDEAVTLPKDERCIIEGDVGILLFSIENIKPLLSASILSKMVWLLGQSGGPYAALNFPFGKLGNMLFYFGPVF; from the exons ATGTATCACTTTAGCCTGGACCCAACTGGTTTTCTTCTAAGGCAGGCGGTGTCAACCGTCATGCAGGCGCAGAAGGGCGCGCGCTATTGTGACCTCTGCGTCTCACCAAACGGCGTCACATTTGGAATATCCGTAACAGATCCCAGTACCGGAATCCCAAACATTTACTTCACCCTGCCGATGGAACCTTTGAACTTCTACTCAATTCGCTGCCGAGGGATCCTCTATCTTAAAGTGGACATCCGTAATATGCACGACCAACTCCTTGAGGCCACCGCTTATGATTTTCTCAGTCTCTCTGGTCATGTCACCCTTGGTCACATAGACTTTGAGCTCGTCGATGCCA GAACTAAGCAAATCAGGGCCACTGAAATTTCAGTGATTTCAAGCAATTATGGTCGGATAGCTATACCTCGGCTTTTTCGTGAATATCAAGTGATCGTCGGGATACCTGCGGAGACGTTTAGGATTATGATCATCAATCTGCACCATATTGGATTTCAAG CTTATGCAGAAGTAAGAGAGAATGTTGTTTTTCTTGGAGTAGGTGACGAGGCGGTCACTCTCCCGAAG GACGAAAGATGTATTATTGAGGGTGATGTGGGGATCTTGCTGTTCAGTATCGAAAATATTAAGCCACTGTTGAGCGCTTCAATTCTGTCGAAGATGGTGTGGTTGCTTGGCCAGTCCGGGGGTCCATATGCCGCGCTGAATTTCCCTTTTGGTAAACTTGGCAACATGTTGTTTTACTTTGGCCCTGTATTCTGA